Proteins encoded together in one Balaenoptera musculus isolate JJ_BM4_2016_0621 chromosome 6, mBalMus1.pri.v3, whole genome shotgun sequence window:
- the LOC118897226 gene encoding LOW QUALITY PROTEIN: alpha/beta hydrolase domain-containing protein 17B-like (The sequence of the model RefSeq protein was modified relative to this genomic sequence to represent the inferred CDS: substituted 1 base at 1 genomic stop codon), with protein MNNLSFSELCCLFCCLPCPGKIASKLAFLPPDPTYPLMCDESGSRWTLHPSERADWQYPSREKDAIECFMTRTSKGNRIACMFVRCSPNAKYTLLFSHGNAVDLGQVSSFYIGLGSRINCNIFSYDYSGYGASSGKPTEKNLYADIEAAWLALRTRYGIRPENVIMYGQSIGTVPSVGLAARYXSAAIILHSPLTSGMRVAFPDTKKTYCLDAFPNIDKISKITSPVLIIHGTGDEVIDFSHDLALVERCQRPVEPLCVEEAGHNDVELYGQYLERLKQFVSQELVNL; from the coding sequence ATGAATAATCTTTCATTTAGTGAGCTATGTTGCCTCTTCTGCTGTCTACCTTGTCCAGGGAAAATTGCTTCAAAGTTAGCATTTTTGCCACCTGATCCAACTTACCCGCTGATGTGCGATGAAAGTGGAAGCCGCTGGACGTTACACCCATCAGAACGAGCAGACTGGCAATATCCTTCTAGAGAAAAAGATGCTATTGAGTGTTTCATGACTAGAACCAGTAAAGGCAACAGAATTGCCTGCATGTTTGTGCGTTGCTCACCCAATGCCAAATACACTTTACTCTTTTCACACGGAAATGCTGTTGATCTTGGTCAGGTGAGCAGCTTTTACATAGGACTGGGATCACGGATTAATTGTAATATATTCTCATATGATTATTCTGGATATGGTGCAAGTTCTGGGAAACCAACAGAGAAGAACCTCTATGCAGACATAGAAGCTGCTTGGCTTGCTCTTAGGACAAGATATGGCATTCGCCCTGAAAATGTGATTATGTATGGCCAAAGTATAGGGACAGTACCATCTGTGGGTCTCGCTGCTCGGTATTAGAGTGCTGCTATTATTCTTCATTCTCCTTTGACCTCAGGAATGCGAGTCGCTTTTCCTGATACCAAGAAGACCTACTGTTTGGATGCATTCCCAAACATTGACAAAATCTCTAAGATTACCTCTCCAGTATTAATAATTCATGGGACTGGAGATGAAGTCATTGACTTTTCACATGACCTCGCATTGGTTGAGCGTTGCCAAAGACCTGTGGAGCCTCTGTGCGTTGAAGAGGCAGGTCACAATGATGTGGAACTTTATGGACAGTATCTTGAAAGATTGAAACAGTTTGTGTCACAGGAACTggtaaatttgtaa